The following proteins are encoded in a genomic region of Nocardioides sp. cx-173:
- a CDS encoding DNA polymerase III subunit alpha, with protein sequence MSDPFVHLQVASGYSLQYGASHPHVLVERAAEQEMDTLALTDRDGTYGAVKFARACGQAGIRPVLGVNLAYRTGGLPAPGRTRTPVRGGAFRDLPAERGGLPRVSVLASADTGGGRAGWAALCRLVSATHLSGERGSPVLDLDDLPDEVVGLLGSGDLTVLLGPGSALGVAATRRRDDLALAALAPWRALVPRSHLVVELVSHRLPGGGPGWGPGTTPHAARLAGVARQAGLTAVLSNAVRYADRRDAVTVDVLDAARRLVALDRRHLDRRNAEGFLKSGKQMAEIAEEVSRAAGMSERDAARLLADTRKVADRCALDPRADLGLGEVHFPEFELSTQHASADIALRQRCEGAIGDRYGSAPRQVIWKRLDDELETIRSLGYAPYFLTVGDVTDLIREMGVRCAARGSGAGSLVNYLLGISGVDPIRHGLLMERFLSPLRRALPDIDVDVESARRLEVYEAILDKYGGERCVCVSMMDTYRVRHAVRDVGAALGMPPGETDAIAKAFPHIRARDARIALRDLPELRASGLTDQRLDLMFQLVERLDGLPRHVAVHPCGVLLSDVTLLDRTPVEASFAGFPMSQFDKDDVEDLGLLKLDVLGIRMQSSMAHAVAEIARVDGVNVDLDDEAQVPFDDPATFELISSAKTLGVFQIESPGQRELVGKSGIETFGDIITDISLFRPGPVKSDMITPYLEVKQGWKEPAYLHPDLRPILEDTRGVVVFHEQVILMIAEFTGISYAEADERRRALGDVEGMAETKVWFFPRALARGYPLSVVDRLWQVIESFASFGFCKAHAAAFALPTYQSAWLKTHWPAHFLAGVLTHDPGMYPKRLILDDVRQLGIEVLGLDVNASEKEYVVERAEDGGYGIRLSLSEVKGINEAEVERIVAARPYASLSDFWQRARVSRPVVERLVLTGGFDAVYGIGASGGVRQRGRVTRRDLLLQVAQLERHGKALEKAARGRGLASRRPAATARARADDAVVRNSTDSRAREQAAPLERHPLGEQGVWAKAAAQSRATPAPPPVTSVQLALDLGDGPREGEVSGLPEMTAAESMAAELEILGLDVSRHVVDDYADFLDELGVVRSKDLLAQRSRAELLVAGVKVATQTPPIRSGRRVVFLTLDDATGPVDATFFEDAQGPYAETVFHSWLLVVRGELRRTGYRGVSLRATGCWELPLLHAVWQREGIDAVRRHLATVPDGFAPPEQRRVLVHSSGFQMSPYADIKPAGEDTKGVARKLWHRSPGSAG encoded by the coding sequence GTGTCCGATCCGTTCGTCCATCTGCAGGTGGCCTCGGGCTACTCGCTGCAGTACGGCGCCTCCCACCCGCACGTGCTCGTGGAGCGCGCGGCCGAGCAGGAGATGGACACCCTCGCACTGACCGACCGCGACGGCACCTACGGGGCGGTCAAGTTCGCCCGGGCCTGCGGCCAGGCCGGGATCCGCCCCGTCCTGGGGGTCAACCTCGCCTACCGCACCGGCGGGCTGCCGGCACCGGGGCGGACCAGGACCCCGGTGCGCGGCGGCGCGTTCCGCGACCTCCCGGCCGAGCGGGGCGGCCTGCCCCGGGTGAGCGTGCTGGCCAGCGCGGACACCGGCGGCGGCCGGGCCGGGTGGGCGGCGCTGTGCCGGCTGGTCTCCGCGACCCACCTGTCCGGCGAGCGCGGCAGCCCGGTGCTCGACCTGGACGACCTGCCCGACGAGGTGGTCGGACTGCTCGGCAGCGGCGACCTGACCGTGCTGCTCGGCCCCGGCTCCGCGCTCGGGGTGGCAGCCACCCGGCGCCGCGACGACCTGGCGCTGGCCGCGCTGGCGCCCTGGCGCGCGCTGGTGCCGCGCTCGCACCTCGTGGTGGAGCTGGTCTCCCACCGGCTGCCCGGCGGCGGCCCGGGCTGGGGCCCCGGCACCACCCCCCACGCCGCCCGCCTGGCCGGGGTCGCCCGGCAGGCCGGGCTGACGGCCGTGCTCAGCAACGCCGTGCGCTACGCCGACCGCCGCGACGCGGTCACCGTCGACGTGCTCGACGCCGCGCGCCGGCTGGTCGCGCTCGACCGGCGCCACCTCGACCGCCGCAACGCCGAGGGCTTCTTGAAGTCCGGCAAGCAGATGGCCGAGATCGCCGAGGAGGTCAGCCGCGCCGCCGGGATGAGCGAGCGCGACGCGGCCCGGCTGCTGGCCGACACCCGCAAGGTCGCCGACCGCTGCGCCCTCGACCCGCGCGCGGACCTCGGGCTCGGCGAGGTGCACTTCCCGGAGTTCGAGCTCTCCACCCAGCACGCCAGCGCCGACATCGCCCTGCGTCAGCGCTGCGAGGGCGCGATCGGCGATCGCTACGGCTCCGCTCCGCGGCAGGTGATCTGGAAGCGGCTCGACGACGAGCTGGAGACCATCCGCAGCCTGGGCTACGCGCCGTACTTCCTCACCGTCGGCGACGTCACCGACCTGATCCGGGAGATGGGGGTGCGCTGCGCGGCGCGCGGGTCCGGCGCCGGCAGCCTGGTCAACTACCTGCTCGGGATCTCCGGGGTCGACCCGATTCGCCACGGGCTGCTCATGGAGCGCTTCCTCTCGCCGCTGCGCCGTGCCCTGCCCGACATCGACGTCGACGTCGAGTCCGCGCGCCGGCTGGAGGTCTACGAGGCGATCCTCGACAAGTACGGCGGCGAGCGCTGCGTGTGCGTCTCGATGATGGACACCTACCGGGTGCGCCACGCCGTGCGCGACGTCGGGGCCGCGCTCGGGATGCCGCCGGGGGAGACCGACGCGATCGCCAAGGCGTTCCCGCACATCCGGGCCCGCGACGCGCGGATCGCCCTGCGCGACCTGCCCGAGCTGCGCGCCAGCGGGCTGACCGACCAGCGGCTGGACCTGATGTTCCAGCTCGTGGAGCGCCTCGACGGACTGCCGCGCCACGTCGCGGTCCACCCCTGCGGGGTGCTGCTCTCCGACGTGACCCTGCTGGACCGCACCCCGGTGGAGGCGAGCTTCGCGGGGTTCCCGATGAGCCAGTTCGACAAGGACGACGTCGAGGACCTTGGCCTGCTCAAGCTCGACGTGCTCGGCATCCGCATGCAGTCCTCGATGGCCCACGCGGTCGCCGAGATCGCGCGGGTCGACGGCGTGAACGTCGACCTCGACGACGAGGCGCAGGTGCCCTTCGACGACCCGGCGACCTTCGAGCTGATCAGCAGCGCCAAGACGCTGGGCGTCTTCCAGATCGAGTCGCCCGGCCAGCGCGAGCTGGTCGGCAAGTCCGGCATCGAGACCTTCGGCGACATCATCACCGACATCTCGCTGTTCCGACCCGGACCGGTCAAGAGCGACATGATCACGCCGTACCTCGAGGTCAAGCAGGGCTGGAAGGAGCCGGCCTACCTGCACCCCGACCTGCGCCCGATCCTCGAGGACACCCGCGGCGTGGTCGTCTTCCACGAGCAGGTGATCTTGATGATCGCGGAGTTCACCGGCATCTCCTACGCCGAGGCCGACGAGAGGCGTCGTGCCCTCGGCGACGTCGAGGGCATGGCCGAGACCAAGGTCTGGTTCTTCCCCCGCGCGCTCGCCCGGGGCTACCCGCTCTCGGTCGTCGACCGGCTGTGGCAGGTGATCGAGTCCTTCGCGTCGTTCGGGTTCTGCAAGGCCCACGCCGCGGCGTTCGCGCTGCCGACCTACCAGTCGGCCTGGCTTAAGACGCACTGGCCGGCCCACTTCCTTGCCGGCGTGCTCACCCACGACCCCGGCATGTACCCCAAACGGCTGATCCTCGACGACGTCCGCCAGCTCGGCATCGAGGTGCTCGGCCTGGACGTCAACGCCTCCGAGAAGGAGTACGTCGTGGAGCGTGCGGAGGACGGCGGCTACGGCATCCGGCTGTCCCTCTCGGAGGTCAAGGGGATCAACGAGGCCGAGGTGGAGCGCATCGTCGCCGCCCGGCCGTATGCGTCCCTGAGCGACTTCTGGCAGCGCGCGCGGGTGTCGCGCCCGGTCGTGGAGCGCCTGGTCCTGACCGGCGGGTTCGACGCCGTCTACGGCATCGGCGCGTCCGGCGGGGTGCGCCAGCGCGGCCGGGTCACCCGCCGCGACCTGCTGCTCCAGGTGGCCCAGCTCGAGCGCCACGGCAAGGCCCTCGAGAAGGCCGCACGCGGTCGCGGCCTGGCCTCCCGGCGGCCGGCCGCGACCGCGCGGGCGCGCGCCGACGACGCCGTGGTCCGCAACAGCACCGACTCGCGGGCGCGCGAGCAGGCGGCGCCGCTGGAGCGGCACCCGCTGGGCGAGCAGGGGGTCTGGGCCAAGGCCGCGGCGCAGAGCCGGGCCACCCCGGCGCCGCCGCCGGTCACCTCGGTGCAGCTCGCCCTCGACCTGGGCGACGGCCCCCGCGAGGGCGAGGTGTCCGGGCTGCCGGAGATGACGGCGGCCGAGTCGATGGCCGCCGAGCTGGAGATCCTCGGCCTCGACGTCAGCCGTCACGTCGTGGACGACTACGCCGACTTCCTCGACGAGCTCGGGGTGGTCCGGAGCAAGGACCTGCTGGCGCAGCGCAGCCGCGCCGAGCTGCTGGTCGCCGGGGTCAAGGTCGCCACCCAGACCCCGCCGATCCGGTCGGGGCGCCGGGTGGTCTTCCTGACCCTGGACGACGCGACCGGCCCCGTCGACGCGACGTTCTTCGAGGACGCGCAGGGACCCTACGCCGAGACGGTCTTCCACTCCTGGCTGCTGGTCGTGCGCGGCGAGCTGCGCCGCACCGGCTACCGCGGCGTCTCGCTGCGCGCCACCGGCTGCTGGGAGCTGCCGCTGCTGCACGCGGTCTGGCAGCGCGAGGGCATCGACGCCGTACGCCGCCACCTCGCGACCGTCCCCGACGGGTTCGCCCCGCCGGAGCAGCGCCGCGTGCTGGTGCACTCGAGCGGCTTCCAGATGTCGCCCTACGCCGACATCAAGCCCGCCGGCGAGGACACCAAGGGCGTGGCCCGCAAGCTGTGGCACCGCTCCCCGGGGAGCGCGGGATGA
- a CDS encoding SAV_6107 family HEPN domain-containing protein produces MSLNPYALPATTHSYLARAAESLSEAVAATDVPTRYAAAHVAALRAAAALLAARARPAPARRRPQKNAWVLLAEVAPELGEWATFFAAGAAKRAAAEAGSTRAVTERDADDLVRDADRFLGVVEQSLGLVPHAPLGQTLAQARVVPPARSA; encoded by the coding sequence ATGAGCCTCAACCCCTACGCCCTCCCGGCCACCACCCACTCCTACCTCGCCCGCGCCGCCGAGTCGCTGAGCGAGGCGGTCGCCGCCACCGACGTCCCCACCCGCTACGCCGCCGCCCACGTCGCCGCGCTGCGGGCCGCGGCCGCGCTGCTCGCCGCGCGGGCGCGTCCGGCGCCGGCGCGGCGACGTCCCCAGAAGAACGCCTGGGTCCTGCTCGCCGAGGTGGCGCCCGAGCTGGGGGAGTGGGCCACGTTCTTCGCCGCCGGCGCGGCCAAGCGCGCCGCGGCCGAGGCCGGCTCCACCCGTGCGGTCACCGAGCGCGACGCCGACGACCTGGTGCGCGACGCCGACCGGTTCCTCGGTGTCGTGGAGCAGTCCCTCGGCCTGGTGCCGCACGCGCCGCTGGGCCAGACCCTCGCCCAGGCACGGGTCGTCCCGCCTGCGCGCTCGGCTTGA
- a CDS encoding DUF4126 domain-containing protein: protein MLAVAGFLYAMEFVADKIPFVDSGWDVVSTVIRPTAGAVIGVLLAGDADSLAQAVNGAVGGGTALLSHLVKAGSRLAINSSPEPVTNIGASITEDVVVLALVWFAIEHPAAAAAVAGVLLAVGLVVLLLAARLIRRGWRRLRGKQVASPRAVA, encoded by the coding sequence GTGCTGGCGGTCGCGGGCTTCCTCTACGCGATGGAGTTCGTGGCCGACAAGATCCCGTTCGTCGACTCCGGCTGGGACGTCGTGTCCACGGTGATCCGCCCCACAGCCGGTGCCGTCATCGGGGTGCTCCTCGCCGGAGATGCCGACTCGCTCGCCCAGGCGGTCAACGGCGCGGTCGGCGGCGGCACGGCGCTCCTCTCGCACCTGGTCAAGGCCGGCAGCCGGCTGGCGATCAACTCCTCCCCCGAGCCGGTCACCAACATCGGCGCCAGCATCACCGAGGACGTGGTGGTGCTGGCGCTGGTGTGGTTCGCGATCGAGCACCCCGCCGCGGCCGCCGCGGTCGCCGGGGTGCTGCTGGCCGTCGGGCTGGTCGTGCTCCTCCTCGCCGCCCGGCTCATCCGCCGCGGGTGGCGGCGGCTGCGCGGCAAACAGGTCGCGAGTCCGCGCGCGGTCGCCTAG
- a CDS encoding methyltransferase domain-containing protein: MSASERRGATRTAVVWDVLRPILGAGSRDVLDIGGGTGGFAVKVAELGHRVSVVDPSPDALAALSRRAREVGVEVDAQQGDLSSLVEAVGPDSADVVLCHGVLEVVDDPAAALATIREVLRPGGTLSLLVAQRHAAVLARAMAGHFGQALALLDPAQAPTGRSGHRFTAEETTELLTGAGFEIASVHGIRVFADLVPGSLLELEPGAASALVELERAVAERPEYLPLATQLHVIAT, translated from the coding sequence ATGTCAGCCAGCGAGCGCCGAGGCGCCACCCGGACCGCCGTGGTGTGGGACGTCCTGCGCCCGATCCTGGGCGCCGGCTCCCGCGACGTCCTCGACATCGGCGGCGGCACCGGCGGCTTCGCGGTCAAGGTGGCAGAGCTCGGCCACCGGGTCTCGGTCGTCGACCCCAGTCCCGACGCGCTCGCCGCGCTGTCTCGCCGGGCTCGCGAGGTCGGTGTCGAGGTCGACGCCCAGCAGGGCGACCTGTCCAGCCTGGTCGAGGCCGTGGGGCCCGACAGCGCCGACGTCGTGCTCTGCCACGGCGTGCTCGAGGTCGTCGATGACCCCGCCGCCGCCCTGGCCACGATCCGCGAGGTGCTCCGGCCCGGCGGCACCCTCAGCCTGCTCGTCGCCCAGCGGCACGCCGCGGTGCTGGCCCGCGCCATGGCCGGCCACTTCGGCCAGGCGCTGGCGCTGCTCGACCCCGCACAGGCCCCGACCGGGCGCTCCGGCCACCGGTTCACCGCCGAGGAGACCACCGAGCTGCTCACCGGGGCCGGCTTCGAGATCGCCTCGGTCCACGGCATCCGGGTCTTCGCCGACCTGGTCCCCGGCTCCCTGCTCGAGCTGGAGCCCGGTGCCGCCTCCGCCCTCGTCGAGCTCGAGCGCGCCGTCGCCGAGCGACCCGAGTACCTCCCCCTCGCCACGCAGCTGCACGTCATCGCGACCTGA
- a CDS encoding YbaK/EbsC family protein, which translates to MTTEHPSIARFRTEHANRGGTGNIVILPDSVHTAALAAEALGCEVGAIANSLLFDAAGTPVLILTSGAHRVDTALVAERIGVPGLTRAKPDFVREHTGQVIGGVSPIGHPAPVPTYLDTWLRRYDVVWAAAGHPAAVFSTSYDELVALTGATAVEVE; encoded by the coding sequence ATGACGACGGAGCACCCGAGCATCGCCCGGTTCCGCACGGAGCATGCCAACCGCGGCGGGACGGGAAACATCGTCATTCTGCCCGACTCCGTGCACACCGCCGCACTCGCCGCCGAGGCCCTGGGATGCGAGGTGGGCGCGATCGCCAACAGCCTGCTCTTCGACGCGGCCGGCACCCCGGTCCTGATCCTCACCTCGGGCGCCCACCGGGTGGACACCGCACTGGTCGCCGAGCGCATCGGCGTGCCCGGGCTGACGCGGGCGAAGCCGGACTTCGTGCGCGAGCACACCGGTCAGGTGATCGGCGGGGTGTCCCCGATCGGCCACCCGGCGCCGGTGCCGACGTACCTCGACACCTGGCTGCGGCGCTACGACGTCGTGTGGGCCGCCGCCGGCCACCCGGCCGCGGTCTTCTCGACGAGCTACGACGAGCTCGTCGCGCTCACCGGCGCGACGGCGGTGGAGGTGGAGTGA
- a CDS encoding phytoene desaturase family protein, with amino-acid sequence MARVVVVGGGYGGLASAARLAKLGHEVTLLEATDTLGGALGTESEAGYTWDAAATATLLPAVIRDLFRKSGRPVERELDLVPLDVIREHRFVDGTSVRLPGGTRGAQLAAFDELGPGLGQAWVDHVASFADDWEVLRRGYFEVPWDRDRLPKQVAARLHSRETLHKRLRRAFRDDRLALVAGHPFVAAGHDLRNVPAWAGLHAYLEQRFDAWTITGGMARLAAALEARLATRGVTVLRLTRALDLVVREGRVAAVGTELGEVAADVVVVAIDPRRLPALAPYVERTMPAIPPVVAHLGLDGDVPDVPHELVLHGDPMLVVRHGGTAPPGGTAWTVHGRGRLAEDLLRALARHRLDVREHVVARVDRSPRQLVDEWGGSPLGVLWQGRATVHQRLGPDTPIPGVYTAGAHATPGAGLPYVGLSAALVAQAVGPA; translated from the coding sequence ATGGCGCGGGTGGTGGTGGTCGGGGGTGGCTACGGCGGGCTCGCCTCGGCCGCGCGGCTCGCCAAGCTCGGCCACGAGGTGACCCTGCTCGAGGCCACCGACACCCTGGGCGGCGCGCTCGGGACCGAGTCGGAGGCCGGCTACACCTGGGACGCGGCGGCCACCGCGACCCTGCTGCCCGCGGTGATCCGCGACCTGTTCCGCAAGTCCGGGCGGCCCGTCGAGCGGGAGCTCGACCTGGTCCCGCTGGACGTGATCCGCGAGCACCGCTTCGTGGACGGCACGTCGGTGCGGCTGCCCGGGGGCACCCGCGGTGCCCAGCTCGCGGCGTTCGACGAGCTCGGGCCCGGGCTCGGCCAGGCCTGGGTCGACCACGTCGCCTCCTTCGCGGACGACTGGGAGGTCCTGCGCCGCGGCTACTTCGAGGTCCCGTGGGACCGCGACCGCCTGCCGAAGCAGGTCGCGGCGCGGCTGCACAGCCGCGAGACCCTGCACAAGCGGCTGCGCCGCGCGTTCCGCGACGACCGGCTCGCGCTGGTCGCCGGGCACCCGTTCGTCGCCGCCGGTCACGACCTGCGCAACGTGCCGGCCTGGGCCGGCCTGCACGCCTACCTCGAGCAGCGCTTCGACGCCTGGACCATCACCGGCGGCATGGCCCGGCTCGCCGCCGCGCTGGAGGCCCGGCTCGCCACCCGCGGCGTGACCGTGCTGCGCCTCACCCGAGCCCTCGACCTGGTCGTGCGCGAGGGACGGGTCGCCGCGGTCGGCACCGAGCTCGGCGAGGTCGCGGCCGACGTGGTCGTCGTCGCCATCGACCCCCGGCGACTGCCCGCCCTCGCGCCGTACGTCGAGCGCACGATGCCGGCGATCCCGCCCGTCGTCGCCCACCTCGGCCTGGACGGCGACGTGCCCGACGTCCCCCACGAGCTGGTGCTGCACGGCGACCCGATGCTGGTGGTAAGGCACGGCGGCACGGCGCCTCCCGGGGGCACCGCATGGACGGTGCACGGACGCGGCCGGCTGGCCGAGGACCTGCTGCGCGCGCTGGCCCGTCACCGGCTGGACGTGCGCGAGCACGTCGTCGCCCGCGTCGACCGCTCGCCGCGCCAGCTCGTCGACGAGTGGGGCGGCTCGCCGCTCGGCGTGCTGTGGCAAGGCCGCGCGACCGTCCACCAGCGGCTCGGGCCGGACACCCCGATCCCCGGCGTCTACACCGCCGGAGCCCATGCCACCCCCGGCGCCGGCCTGCCGTACGTCGGCCTGTCCGCCGCTCTCGTCGCCCAGGCGGTCGGCCCGGCCTAG
- a CDS encoding GTPase domain-containing protein — translation MPHPAARLRTILPGPSRAAVGATIAGGVLTGLASAPERVGRLFRRRFPTVAVTGMTGVGKTQLADRLARRTSGTGAGEVGSAVMERRTRRSARLHGFRFLVVPGDNAATRLGALDEVFHDEPVDGVIHVVANGYATPRRTAGTTGSATASREEQLAAELEDWTITAHRIASMAVRRGKPVWLVIAVTKVDLYPDDLDQVLDYYSPGSGSPFGDKIDELRALAGGARLSVDVLPVSSQGGERSSAVSAKKASAMVDALATRLAQLSGHV, via the coding sequence GTGCCCCACCCCGCAGCCCGACTGCGCACGATCCTGCCCGGCCCGAGCCGCGCCGCGGTCGGCGCCACGATCGCGGGCGGCGTGCTGACCGGTCTCGCGTCGGCGCCCGAGCGGGTGGGGCGGCTGTTCCGCCGGCGCTTCCCGACCGTGGCGGTCACCGGGATGACCGGCGTCGGCAAGACCCAGCTCGCCGACCGGCTCGCACGCCGTACGTCGGGCACCGGCGCGGGCGAGGTCGGCTCCGCGGTGATGGAGCGTCGGACCCGCCGCTCGGCGCGGCTGCACGGATTCCGCTTCCTGGTCGTGCCCGGGGACAACGCGGCGACGCGGCTCGGTGCGCTCGACGAGGTGTTCCACGACGAGCCGGTCGACGGCGTGATCCACGTCGTCGCCAACGGCTACGCCACCCCGCGGCGTACGGCGGGCACCACCGGCTCGGCCACCGCCAGCCGGGAGGAGCAGCTCGCCGCGGAGCTCGAGGACTGGACGATCACCGCGCACCGGATCGCCTCGATGGCCGTGCGCCGCGGCAAGCCCGTGTGGCTGGTCATCGCCGTCACCAAGGTCGACCTGTACCCCGACGACCTCGACCAGGTCCTGGACTACTACTCACCGGGCAGCGGCTCGCCGTTCGGCGACAAGATCGACGAGCTCCGCGCGCTGGCCGGCGGCGCGCGGCTCTCGGTCGACGTGCTCCCCGTGTCCAGCCAGGGCGGCGAGCGCAGCTCGGCCGTCTCGGCCAAGAAGGCCTCCGCGATGGTCGACGCGCTCGCCACCCGGCTGGCCCAGCTCAGCGGCCACGTCTGA
- a CDS encoding ArsC/Spx/MgsR family protein: MEIWLNPACSKCRTAVAELDAAGVGYTVRRYLEDPPSAAELAEVVGRLGLEPWDVARSKEAAEEGIDLPREAAHRDAWLEALAAHPRALQRPIVTAADGTTVVGRDPQSLARVIAAE, encoded by the coding sequence ATGGAGATCTGGCTCAACCCGGCGTGCTCGAAGTGCCGCACCGCGGTCGCCGAGCTGGACGCCGCGGGCGTCGGCTACACCGTGCGCCGCTACCTCGAGGACCCGCCGAGCGCCGCCGAGCTCGCCGAGGTCGTGGGCCGGCTCGGCCTGGAGCCCTGGGACGTGGCGCGGTCGAAGGAGGCGGCCGAGGAGGGCATCGACCTGCCGCGCGAGGCGGCCCACCGCGACGCCTGGCTCGAGGCGCTCGCCGCCCATCCGCGCGCCCTGCAGCGCCCCATCGTCACCGCCGCCGACGGCACCACCGTCGTCGGCCGCGACCCTCAGTCGCTGGCGCGGGTCATCGCCGCGGAGTGA
- a CDS encoding SigE family RNA polymerase sigma factor has product MRRDRREQDFSEFFLARGPALRRTAYLIVRDWHTAEDLTQQAFVKLYAAWPRIRRESAEAYARRTVVNQCLSHLRRHAPEHPTEVLPERVQPTGEGPLDVGRALALLPPRQRAIVALRFLDDLSVADVARTLSIAEGTVKSQTSRALDTLRTHLPDLVLTEEPR; this is encoded by the coding sequence ATGCGACGTGACCGACGCGAGCAGGACTTCTCGGAGTTCTTCCTCGCCCGCGGGCCCGCCCTGAGGCGGACCGCCTACCTCATCGTGCGCGACTGGCACACGGCCGAGGACCTCACCCAGCAGGCGTTCGTGAAGCTGTACGCCGCCTGGCCGCGCATCCGGCGGGAGTCGGCCGAGGCCTACGCCCGCAGGACCGTGGTGAACCAGTGCCTGAGCCACCTGCGCCGCCACGCCCCGGAGCACCCCACCGAGGTGCTGCCGGAACGGGTCCAGCCGACGGGCGAAGGCCCGCTGGACGTGGGCCGGGCCTTGGCGCTCCTGCCGCCGCGGCAGCGCGCGATCGTCGCGCTGCGCTTCCTCGACGACCTCTCGGTCGCCGACGTGGCCCGGACCCTGTCCATCGCCGAGGGCACCGTGAAGAGCCAGACCTCGCGCGCGCTCGACACCCTGCGCACCCACCTTCCCGATCTCGTCCTCACCGAGGAGCCCCGATGA
- a CDS encoding DUF6504 family protein, whose protein sequence is MRRYDDPVEVRRGGDGPEQFLWHGRLWKVRAVLAHWVETGPWWQGSVARAAIGSDEPGSEPTPVGDLLGERELWRVEAGRGADGGLDGGGVFDLSFDWADGRWQLVGCED, encoded by the coding sequence GTGAGGCGCTACGACGACCCGGTCGAGGTCCGCAGGGGCGGGGACGGCCCCGAGCAGTTCCTCTGGCACGGCCGGCTCTGGAAGGTCCGTGCGGTGCTCGCGCACTGGGTGGAGACCGGGCCGTGGTGGCAGGGCTCCGTGGCGCGGGCCGCGATCGGCTCCGACGAGCCCGGCTCCGAGCCGACGCCGGTGGGCGACCTCCTGGGCGAGCGTGAGCTGTGGCGGGTCGAGGCGGGTCGCGGTGCGGACGGTGGGCTCGACGGTGGCGGGGTCTTCGACCTCTCCTTCGACTGGGCCGACGGTCGCTGGCAGCTCGTCGGCTGCGAGGACTGA